In Hydrogenovibrio marinus, a single genomic region encodes these proteins:
- the hemH gene encoding ferrochelatase, whose amino-acid sequence MLYHNPVQFQHGDDQAVGILITNLGTPDAPTKEALKPYLKEFLLDTRVVEPPPARWLWKLILNGIILNTRPAKSAEAYQEVWGHYGEGSPLLDIGNAQLEAIANKVRPHFSGRVEFAIGMRYGNPSIASALESLAAKGCTKLVVLPLYPQYAAATTGSTFDAVSAAIQTWRWVPELRFVAKYHRHHGYIKALANSIRDHQAEHGKPDLLVLSYHGIPQRYFDGGDPYHCECHVTSRLVAEELGLSSDEYRVTFQSLFGKEEWIKPYTDATMKALPAEGVKHVQVICPGFSADCLETIEEIDQENREYFIEAGGEKFSYIPALNARDDHTDALADILLTQTLGWPERQGMDQSADALERQKVKANAEKMQSGN is encoded by the coding sequence ATGCTTTACCACAACCCAGTTCAATTCCAACATGGTGACGACCAGGCCGTCGGCATTTTAATCACCAACTTAGGAACACCTGACGCGCCAACCAAGGAAGCTCTAAAGCCTTATCTAAAAGAATTCCTGCTCGATACTCGAGTGGTTGAGCCGCCGCCAGCAAGATGGCTATGGAAACTGATTTTAAACGGCATTATTTTGAATACACGCCCCGCAAAATCCGCGGAAGCTTACCAAGAAGTTTGGGGGCACTATGGTGAAGGCTCTCCATTGCTGGACATCGGCAATGCACAGTTAGAAGCCATCGCCAATAAAGTCCGTCCACACTTCAGCGGTCGAGTCGAATTCGCAATTGGGATGCGCTATGGTAACCCTTCCATTGCTTCGGCATTGGAGTCGCTTGCGGCAAAAGGTTGTACCAAACTGGTCGTCCTGCCACTTTACCCACAGTATGCGGCTGCGACAACCGGCTCTACCTTTGACGCCGTCTCCGCAGCCATACAGACTTGGCGCTGGGTTCCTGAATTACGCTTTGTCGCTAAATATCACCGTCATCACGGCTATATCAAAGCTTTGGCAAACTCGATTCGCGACCACCAAGCCGAGCACGGCAAACCAGATCTATTGGTCTTGTCTTACCACGGCATTCCGCAACGTTATTTTGACGGTGGTGACCCTTATCATTGCGAATGCCACGTCACATCAAGGTTGGTTGCAGAGGAACTTGGTTTAAGCTCTGACGAATACAGAGTGACTTTCCAATCGCTGTTCGGCAAAGAAGAGTGGATCAAACCCTATACCGATGCCACCATGAAAGCATTGCCTGCCGAAGGCGTGAAGCATGTTCAGGTGATTTGTCCGGGCTTCTCGGCGGATTGTTTGGAGACAATTGAAGAGATTGATCAGGAAAACCGTGAGTATTTCATAGAAGCCGGTGGCGAGAAGTTCAGCTATATCCCTGCGCTAAATGCCAGAGATGACCATACTGATGCTTTAGCCGACATTCTACTGACCCAAACCCTCGGTTGGCCTGAAAGACAAGGCATGGATCAATCGGCTGACGCGCTGGAGAGACAGAAAGTCAAAGCCAATGCTGAAAAGATGCAAAGCGGAAATTAA
- the arsJ gene encoding organoarsenical effux MFS transporter ArsJ: MKLSSLQQYGLVTANYWAFTLTDGAIRMLVLLYFNQLGYSPFDIALLFLLYEFFGVVTNLIGGWLGARLGLNVTMNLGLVLQVIALIMLTVDSSYLTVAYVMAAQALSGIAKDLNKMSAKSSIKSLASDASGQLYSWVALLTGSKNALKGVGFFIGAALLEGVGFTNALYVLVAIIVLPLVFSIFLLDASLGKAKTKSKFSEIFSKSQAINWLSAARFFLFGARDIWFVVALPVFLESVLGWSFMAVGTFMAAWVIGYGFVQAITPKLTGIKKGKAVEEGAKPTSMTAMKLAVLLALVPIAMAPLLSWHPQTVIVVGLMIFGIVFALNSAVHSYLIVSFADEDGASKDVGFYYMANAGGRLIGTLLSGLTYQFAGMEASLVVSSVFVMLAAALVLKAKPQTEL, from the coding sequence ATGAAACTCTCTTCATTACAGCAATACGGCTTGGTGACTGCCAATTATTGGGCATTTACCTTGACCGATGGTGCCATCCGCATGTTGGTGCTGCTCTATTTCAACCAACTTGGTTATTCTCCTTTCGATATTGCGCTGCTGTTCTTGCTGTATGAATTCTTCGGTGTGGTGACAAATCTGATTGGCGGTTGGCTGGGCGCCAGGCTGGGATTGAATGTCACCATGAACCTCGGCTTGGTGTTGCAGGTCATCGCTCTGATTATGTTGACGGTGGATAGCAGTTATTTGACGGTGGCTTATGTGATGGCTGCACAGGCTTTGTCCGGTATTGCTAAAGACCTCAATAAAATGTCGGCCAAAAGTTCCATCAAGAGTCTGGCATCGGACGCAAGTGGGCAACTCTATTCTTGGGTGGCGTTACTCACCGGGTCGAAAAATGCGTTGAAAGGCGTTGGATTCTTTATCGGTGCGGCGTTGCTGGAAGGCGTGGGCTTCACCAATGCGCTTTATGTATTGGTTGCCATTATTGTTTTGCCATTGGTGTTTTCCATTTTCTTGTTGGATGCGTCACTTGGCAAAGCGAAAACCAAATCCAAATTCAGTGAAATTTTTTCCAAATCTCAAGCCATCAACTGGTTGTCTGCAGCACGATTCTTTTTGTTCGGTGCAAGAGATATTTGGTTTGTGGTGGCGTTGCCGGTGTTTTTGGAGTCCGTGTTGGGCTGGTCGTTTATGGCAGTTGGTACCTTTATGGCGGCTTGGGTGATCGGTTATGGGTTTGTGCAGGCGATCACACCTAAACTGACAGGTATCAAAAAAGGTAAAGCTGTTGAAGAGGGCGCGAAACCGACTTCAATGACGGCGATGAAACTGGCGGTGTTGCTGGCGTTGGTCCCAATTGCGATGGCGCCGTTGTTGTCATGGCATCCGCAAACGGTCATCGTGGTGGGGTTGATGATTTTCGGTATCGTATTTGCTCTAAACTCGGCTGTTCATTCCTATCTGATCGTGTCCTTTGCAGATGAAGATGGCGCATCTAAAGATGTCGGTTTTTATTACATGGCGAACGCAGGTGGGCGTTTGATCGGTACGTTATTGTCCGGTTTGACGTATCAGTTTGCAGGAATGGAAGCGAGTCTGGTGGTCTCTTCAGTGTTTGTTATGTTGGCTGCGGCGTTGGTGTTGAAAGCCAAGCCGCAGACTGAGCTTTAG
- a CDS encoding arsenate reductase ArsC — translation MFNVLFICTANSARSIIAEALLNNASNGRFQAFSAGSAPLGHVHPKTLEVLKGAGLSTEGLRSKSWDEFSGSDAPHMDLIITVCDAAKGEVCPVWPGHPVTAHWGIEDPLRNGNEEIRPFREALRYLENRIRLFTELPMEKLEHLKLQQHMDEVAALHHEAALSK, via the coding sequence ATGTTTAATGTTTTATTTATTTGTACCGCAAATTCAGCGAGAAGCATTATTGCTGAAGCTTTATTGAACAACGCTTCAAACGGGCGCTTTCAAGCCTTCAGTGCTGGGAGTGCACCGTTGGGGCATGTTCACCCTAAGACACTGGAGGTGTTAAAGGGGGCGGGATTAAGCACGGAAGGACTACGTTCAAAAAGCTGGGATGAATTTTCCGGTTCTGACGCGCCGCACATGGACTTGATCATCACCGTATGTGATGCCGCCAAGGGCGAAGTTTGTCCTGTATGGCCTGGACATCCGGTCACGGCACATTGGGGTATTGAAGACCCCTTAAGAAATGGAAATGAGGAAATCAGACCTTTTCGTGAAGCTTTGCGTTATTTGGAAAACCGCATTCGCTTGTTTACTGAGCTGCCGATGGAAAAGCTTGAACACCTCAAATTGCAACAACACATGGATGAAGTCGCCGCTTTGCATCACGAAGCTGCGTTGTCAAAGTAA
- a CDS encoding permease, with product MFEQIASFLVYRVFAMSAHTQAAEALHFFVMDLLKIFFMLVVIIYAIGLLRAFISTEWIRDKVQGKAKWLARSLAITLGSVTPFCSCSSVPLFVGFVEARIPMGITFAFLIASPMINEVAVVLLWSILGWQVTLLYVAAGLMVAYIGSVVLEWFKPERWVESYVWELKSHGSAGSAMNPKMSWQQRHQFAREEVKTIVGRIWKWVVVGIALGALFHGYVPQEWVTTYLSGKNNWWSVPAAVLLGVPLYSNATGVVPIVEAMLNKGVPIGTSLALMMSIAALSLPELLILRKVIRWPALAAFVGVLTVAFILVGYLLNFLFG from the coding sequence ATGTTTGAACAAATTGCCAGTTTTCTAGTGTATCGAGTTTTTGCTATGTCAGCCCATACGCAAGCGGCAGAAGCACTGCATTTTTTCGTTATGGACTTGCTGAAGATATTTTTCATGCTGGTGGTGATTATTTATGCCATCGGACTGCTCCGCGCATTTATCTCGACAGAGTGGATCCGCGATAAGGTTCAAGGTAAAGCGAAATGGCTGGCGAGAAGCCTGGCGATAACGCTGGGCAGTGTGACGCCGTTTTGCTCGTGTTCCTCGGTGCCTTTATTTGTCGGGTTTGTGGAAGCGCGAATCCCGATGGGGATCACTTTTGCTTTTCTAATCGCCAGCCCAATGATTAATGAAGTTGCGGTGGTGTTACTATGGAGCATACTTGGTTGGCAGGTGACATTGCTTTACGTCGCGGCAGGCTTGATGGTGGCATACATCGGTTCGGTTGTGTTGGAGTGGTTCAAGCCGGAGCGCTGGGTGGAGTCCTATGTCTGGGAATTGAAAAGTCACGGTTCAGCCGGAAGTGCGATGAACCCGAAAATGTCCTGGCAACAGCGTCACCAGTTTGCGCGTGAAGAAGTTAAAACCATTGTCGGTAGAATCTGGAAATGGGTGGTTGTCGGGATTGCATTAGGTGCGTTATTTCATGGTTATGTGCCGCAGGAATGGGTAACGACTTATTTAAGCGGCAAAAACAATTGGTGGTCGGTACCTGCGGCAGTCTTGCTTGGGGTGCCGTTGTATTCGAATGCGACGGGCGTGGTACCGATTGTCGAGGCGATGTTGAACAAAGGCGTGCCGATTGGTACCAGCTTGGCGCTGATGATGAGTATCGCAGCTTTGTCATTGCCTGAATTGTTGATTTTAAGAAAAGTGATTCGCTGGCCTGCATTGGCGGCATTTGTCGGAGTGCTGACCGTAGCATTCATATTGGTCGGTTATCTGCTTAATTTTTTATTTGGTTAA
- a CDS encoding ArsR/SmtB family transcription factor: protein MTSIEDYSQFFKALSEPMRLRILFLLLNREDLCVCDFVAVMQAGQSLISRHLAYLKNAGWVKSHREGTWMHYQLEASYLPSSYLETLKEQLANVESCQQDLLALEAYEKKGRQCNL, encoded by the coding sequence ATGACGTCTATTGAAGATTACAGCCAGTTTTTCAAAGCCTTGAGTGAGCCGATGCGCCTACGTATTCTCTTTCTTTTACTCAATCGAGAAGATCTCTGTGTTTGTGATTTTGTGGCGGTAATGCAAGCTGGTCAAAGTTTGATCTCAAGACATTTGGCTTACCTGAAAAATGCAGGTTGGGTGAAATCCCACCGTGAAGGAACCTGGATGCATTATCAACTAGAGGCGTCGTACCTGCCGTCTTCCTATCTGGAAACACTTAAAGAACAACTTGCCAATGTCGAATCCTGCCAGCAAGATCTATTGGCTCTTGAAGCTTATGAGAAAAAGGGAAGGCAGTGTAATCTATGA
- a CDS encoding DHA2 family efflux MFS transporter permease subunit, whose translation MSNAQAQVIVGGVAKPGVSKGLISITVMLTTIMVILDMTIVNVTLPDMMGALGATSEQITWVLTSYIVIEAIMIPVTGFFVRMFGRKRLMLISIVGFLVTSALCGQADSLAEMVVFRLLQGFFGAPVVPMSQSIMVDTFPKKERGKAMALWGVGIMIAPVLGPTLGGFITEHLNWRWVFYMNLPVGIINVIMVWVLLEFEPAHKVTADWFGAFFMALGIGSFQLMLDRGNQENWFDSSFILLLSVISFLAIIAFILRSWGRENSIVNLALLKDRNLATSCFMMFTFGLGLFGTIALQPLMLENLFGYNAQTAGLVMAPRGIASAVGMFAISRFIHKVDLRLIILAGFLFASSGTYLFTTVSLNAAEIDFIIPSIVQGLGMGMIFVPLSTLAYETLPKAETSQAAGIYNLSRTLGSSVGISIVITVLNHADRMSQQGLSAHIVPENPEVSRWLALQGMSLSNLQPAVQKLADELNRQALMVAFMDTFWVVMMSFVVLMPLLLIIRRSKEGVQSNG comes from the coding sequence ATGAGCAATGCACAGGCTCAAGTCATAGTAGGGGGCGTTGCCAAGCCCGGCGTATCGAAAGGTCTGATTTCGATTACGGTTATGTTGACGACCATTATGGTCATCTTGGATATGACCATCGTCAACGTCACTCTGCCCGATATGATGGGGGCGCTGGGCGCCACCTCCGAACAAATCACTTGGGTACTGACGAGCTATATCGTTATTGAAGCCATTATGATTCCTGTCACTGGGTTTTTCGTCAGGATGTTTGGGCGAAAGCGACTGATGCTGATCAGTATTGTTGGATTCCTGGTGACTTCAGCCTTGTGTGGGCAGGCCGACAGCTTGGCGGAAATGGTCGTGTTCCGATTGCTTCAAGGCTTTTTCGGTGCACCTGTTGTGCCCATGTCTCAATCCATTATGGTCGATACTTTTCCCAAGAAAGAGCGCGGTAAAGCGATGGCTCTCTGGGGAGTAGGGATTATGATCGCGCCAGTCCTTGGCCCGACACTCGGTGGCTTTATTACCGAACACCTGAATTGGCGCTGGGTGTTCTATATGAACCTTCCTGTCGGAATCATTAATGTAATCATGGTGTGGGTGCTGCTTGAGTTCGAACCTGCACATAAAGTGACGGCAGATTGGTTTGGGGCGTTTTTCATGGCGTTGGGAATTGGTTCATTCCAGTTGATGTTGGACAGAGGTAACCAGGAAAACTGGTTTGATTCTTCATTTATTCTTTTGCTGTCAGTCATCAGTTTTCTAGCGATAATCGCCTTTATTTTGCGCTCCTGGGGGCGAGAGAATAGTATCGTCAACTTGGCACTTCTCAAAGACCGGAATCTGGCCACATCCTGTTTTATGATGTTTACCTTCGGTTTGGGATTGTTCGGTACCATTGCCCTGCAACCGCTGATGTTAGAGAACTTATTCGGCTACAACGCACAAACCGCAGGGTTGGTAATGGCGCCGAGAGGCATTGCCTCGGCAGTGGGGATGTTTGCTATTTCGCGTTTTATTCACAAAGTAGATTTGCGCTTGATTATTTTGGCGGGTTTTCTATTTGCCTCCAGCGGTACCTATTTGTTCACCACGGTCAGTTTGAATGCGGCGGAAATTGATTTCATTATTCCGAGTATTGTCCAAGGCTTGGGAATGGGGATGATTTTTGTCCCCTTATCGACACTTGCCTATGAAACGCTACCCAAAGCGGAGACCAGTCAGGCAGCGGGCATCTACAATCTCTCAAGAACACTGGGGAGCTCGGTGGGAATTTCGATTGTGATTACGGTTTTGAACCATGCCGACAGAATGAGTCAACAGGGGTTAAGCGCGCATATCGTACCGGAAAATCCAGAGGTAAGTCGTTGGTTAGCGCTGCAAGGTATGAGCTTATCCAACCTGCAACCGGCAGTACAAAAATTGGCGGATGAATTAAATCGTCAAGCGTTGATGGTCGCCTTTATGGATACTTTTTGGGTGGTGATGATGAGCTTTGTGGTATTGATGCCACTCTTGCTTATCATTCGTCGTAGCAAAGAGGGTGTTCAGTCTAATGGTTAA
- the folM gene encoding dihydromonapterin reductase — MLGKKLENAILITGAGQRIGRYLVQHFLDKTDYPVIFTYRTERAAVDELKAAGAFGFQVDFTHPHTLQDFCTVLEEDVQSLRAVIHNASLWVSEQKITEKPQLMQAMYDVHVNAPYRLNQVCLPLLQACHSEQKDIIALSDCSTSQGQGDYAAYLSSKAALESLMLSHASAFAPEVKVNTIAPGLVCFNEGDSEAYQQQRLSESAIPKPAGMESIWHAVNFLMSSPTSTGSRIEIGHLKS, encoded by the coding sequence ATGCTGGGAAAAAAACTGGAAAATGCAATCTTGATTACCGGTGCAGGACAACGCATCGGGCGTTACTTGGTACAGCATTTTTTGGATAAGACGGACTACCCAGTAATCTTTACTTATCGCACTGAACGAGCGGCTGTAGATGAGCTTAAAGCAGCGGGCGCATTTGGATTTCAGGTGGATTTTACGCATCCCCACACCTTGCAGGACTTTTGTACGGTACTGGAAGAAGACGTGCAAAGTTTACGTGCGGTGATTCACAATGCATCTTTGTGGGTGAGTGAACAGAAGATTACCGAAAAGCCGCAACTGATGCAGGCGATGTATGATGTACATGTCAATGCACCTTATCGCTTGAATCAGGTTTGCTTGCCTTTACTTCAAGCTTGCCATAGTGAACAAAAGGATATCATTGCCTTGTCGGACTGCAGCACTTCTCAGGGGCAAGGGGATTATGCTGCCTACCTCAGTAGTAAGGCAGCACTGGAATCTTTAATGCTGTCTCATGCGAGCGCTTTTGCGCCAGAGGTAAAGGTGAACACCATTGCTCCGGGGCTGGTGTGTTTCAATGAAGGTGATTCTGAGGCATATCAACAACAGCGCCTGTCAGAAAGTGCGATTCCAAAACCGGCAGGAATGGAATCCATTTGGCACGCCGTGAATTTTTTGATGAGTAGCCCGACGTCGACCGGTTCTCGTATCGAAATCGGGCACTTAAAAAGTTAA
- a CDS encoding thioredoxin family protein: protein MKNNLMVRMMTSMILFSIIMAHVFGQVNLFEPNWLWLGIFAAGMGLQATFTGRCPSNVVGKLLKTGECCPDGSCGTAKEKKVESSCCSGAEETSCCGSSAESVKDGMEIKVLGTGCANCDNTIKRIEMVAKEMNVAVNVIAVHDVAKILEYGVMSTPAVVIAEMVVHSGSVPSKEKIQEWFEQAPQG, encoded by the coding sequence ATGAAAAACAATTTGATGGTTCGTATGATGACGTCGATGATTTTATTTTCAATTATCATGGCGCATGTTTTCGGGCAAGTGAATTTATTTGAACCTAACTGGTTGTGGTTGGGAATCTTTGCAGCAGGTATGGGATTGCAAGCAACCTTTACTGGACGGTGTCCAAGTAACGTGGTTGGCAAGTTATTGAAAACCGGTGAGTGCTGCCCAGACGGTAGTTGCGGAACAGCCAAAGAGAAAAAAGTGGAATCTTCATGTTGTTCAGGTGCGGAAGAAACGTCTTGCTGTGGTTCGTCTGCGGAGAGCGTAAAAGATGGCATGGAAATCAAAGTTTTGGGAACAGGCTGCGCCAACTGTGATAACACCATCAAGCGTATTGAGATGGTCGCGAAAGAGATGAACGTTGCGGTGAATGTTATTGCTGTTCATGATGTAGCGAAAATTTTGGAATATGGCGTAATGTCTACGCCAGCCGTTGTTATCGCTGAAATGGTTGTGCATTCAGGAAGTGTACCTTCTAAAGAGAAAATCCAGGAATGGTTTGAGCAAGCGCCACAAGGGTAA
- a CDS encoding cold-shock protein, with translation MSDVVSGTVKWFNDEKGFGFIEQPGGKDVFVHFSAIQGSGRKTLVEGQAVTMQVVEGAKGPQAENVVPA, from the coding sequence ATGTCAGACGTAGTTTCAGGCACTGTTAAGTGGTTCAATGACGAAAAGGGATTCGGTTTTATCGAGCAACCAGGTGGGAAAGATGTATTCGTACACTTTTCAGCCATCCAGGGTTCTGGTCGTAAGACACTTGTTGAAGGTCAGGCGGTAACGATGCAAGTTGTTGAAGGAGCAAAAGGTCCTCAAGCGGAAAACGTTGTTCCGGCCTAA
- a CDS encoding HlyD family secretion protein — MKLWFFLALVAAIAIGGYFWFQYRDLHPSTSDAYLSANTVYLSPQVEGQVAKVLVQSYQSVHKGQVLVHIDSSNFSLALAQAQAQLTLAKTQAISATADEKTARAQARDALNVKNFQEIDYKRVKSLSKKGLASQQQSDDSLYKLKEAAAKYDAAESEINSAQARLQQAAAQIEAAQVAINKAKLNLSYTEIKAPTDGLLGEVTVQPGQYVSVGEKLFPMVENNAFWVAANFKETDLLRIHPNQKAVLQLDMYPGHSFEGTVESISPASGVAFSLIPSQNATGNWVKVTQRFPVRVHLHTETLSDEWLQKLRIGASVDVTIDTTQ; from the coding sequence TTGAAATTGTGGTTTTTTCTGGCTTTGGTAGCCGCTATCGCCATTGGTGGGTATTTTTGGTTCCAGTACCGTGATTTGCATCCATCCACTTCGGATGCTTACTTGTCAGCAAATACCGTCTACTTAAGTCCTCAGGTAGAGGGACAGGTTGCTAAAGTTTTGGTTCAGTCATACCAAAGTGTCCATAAAGGGCAAGTGCTGGTGCACATTGACTCAAGCAATTTTTCATTGGCATTAGCACAGGCGCAAGCGCAATTGACCTTGGCGAAGACGCAGGCAATTTCAGCAACTGCGGACGAAAAAACTGCACGTGCGCAAGCCAGAGACGCTTTGAATGTTAAGAACTTTCAGGAAATAGATTACAAACGTGTTAAATCGCTTAGTAAGAAAGGTTTGGCCTCACAACAACAGTCTGATGACAGTCTTTACAAATTGAAAGAAGCCGCCGCTAAGTATGATGCCGCCGAGTCGGAAATTAATTCGGCTCAAGCACGTTTGCAACAAGCCGCTGCGCAAATTGAAGCAGCTCAGGTTGCGATTAACAAAGCCAAGTTGAACTTGTCTTATACCGAAATCAAAGCGCCTACTGATGGCTTACTGGGTGAAGTAACGGTGCAGCCGGGACAATATGTCTCAGTTGGCGAGAAACTGTTCCCGATGGTTGAAAATAATGCGTTTTGGGTTGCTGCGAACTTCAAAGAAACGGATTTGCTGCGAATTCATCCGAATCAAAAAGCAGTGTTACAATTGGACATGTATCCTGGACACAGTTTTGAAGGTACGGTCGAGTCGATCAGTCCGGCAAGTGGCGTCGCTTTTTCTTTAATTCCCTCACAGAACGCAACCGGAAACTGGGTAAAAGTGACCCAGCGTTTTCCAGTACGTGTGCACCTGCATACCGAGACGCTGAGTGATGAATGGCTTCAAAAACTTCGTATTGGTGCCAGTGTCGATGTAACCATAGACACAACGCAATAA
- a CDS encoding DUF2628 domain-containing protein: MTETSNQPQSNETSNESQTAAEFIHSSETNDQYEQAMLEAFVQKPSKMTYYQNALKKMMVTGSPNLQWHWSWWGFFGGWIFLLYRKAYLAALVTFLVTFAISFIPFGTIVGMVVLGGIAPFFIIKRYAMLKQQIENRYETEEEKLSAMTKIGGFHNWVAWAAGIFYALLVLGLLVISIVDPSSLHHH, from the coding sequence ATGACGGAAACATCGAATCAACCGCAGTCGAATGAAACCTCAAATGAAAGCCAAACGGCAGCAGAATTTATCCATTCATCCGAGACAAACGACCAATATGAACAAGCCATGTTGGAAGCTTTCGTGCAAAAACCTTCCAAAATGACTTATTACCAAAACGCGTTGAAAAAAATGATGGTGACAGGCTCACCCAATCTACAATGGCACTGGAGTTGGTGGGGATTCTTTGGGGGTTGGATTTTCCTGCTTTACCGCAAAGCTTATTTGGCGGCATTAGTGACATTCCTTGTCACCTTCGCTATCAGTTTCATTCCTTTCGGCACGATTGTCGGCATGGTTGTACTGGGAGGGATTGCACCGTTTTTCATCATCAAACGTTATGCCATGCTCAAGCAGCAAATCGAAAACCGTTATGAAACCGAAGAAGAGAAATTGAGTGCCATGACAAAAATCGGCGGCTTCCATAACTGGGTAGCTTGGGCAGCGGGAATTTTCTATGCTTTGTTGGTTCTGGGTCTACTGGTGATTTCCATTGTCGATCCTTCGAGCTTACATCATCACTAA
- a CDS encoding ArsJ-associated glyceraldehyde-3-phosphate dehydrogenase has product MQKIRVAINGFGRMGRLALREAFDWPQVEFVHINETATDVVGSAHLLHFDSAHGRWHHDVTANSEDQTMAIEEQTISYSSNKDIADTDWSALNVDVVIEATGKFRTKEALQPYLDQGVKQIIVAAPMKEGIKNIVMGINDNVFVAGQDPIITSASCTTNCIAPVIKVMHEKLGIKHGMITTMHDRTNTQKVVDHGHADLRRARASFESLIPTTTGSAKAIGTIFPELNGRLNGIAVRVPLMNASLTDLVLEMERETSVEEVNALLKEASETYLKGILGFEERPLVSVDFEGEPCSSVIDAPSTMVVNGTQVKLLAWYDNEIGYVLRMMELAVKVGQLNP; this is encoded by the coding sequence ATGCAAAAAATACGCGTAGCGATCAACGGTTTTGGCCGCATGGGGCGGTTGGCGTTAAGAGAAGCTTTTGATTGGCCGCAGGTTGAGTTTGTACATATCAATGAGACTGCGACCGATGTGGTCGGCTCAGCGCACTTGTTACATTTCGATTCGGCGCATGGACGTTGGCATCATGACGTGACGGCCAATTCTGAAGACCAAACCATGGCGATTGAAGAGCAGACAATTTCCTATTCAAGCAATAAAGACATTGCGGACACCGATTGGTCGGCATTGAATGTGGATGTGGTGATTGAAGCTACGGGTAAATTCCGCACCAAAGAGGCACTGCAACCTTATCTTGACCAAGGCGTGAAGCAAATCATTGTTGCCGCGCCTATGAAAGAAGGCATCAAGAATATCGTCATGGGCATTAACGATAATGTCTTTGTTGCCGGGCAAGACCCAATCATCACTTCCGCTTCTTGTACCACTAACTGTATCGCGCCTGTGATAAAAGTTATGCATGAAAAGTTGGGCATCAAGCATGGGATGATTACCACCATGCACGACCGCACCAACACGCAGAAAGTGGTTGACCATGGTCATGCGGATTTGCGTCGTGCCAGAGCTTCGTTTGAATCTTTGATTCCAACGACTACGGGTTCGGCAAAAGCAATCGGAACGATTTTCCCGGAACTCAACGGACGTTTGAACGGTATCGCGGTGCGTGTACCTTTGATGAATGCTTCTTTAACCGATTTGGTGTTGGAAATGGAGCGAGAAACTTCTGTTGAGGAAGTAAATGCTTTGTTGAAAGAAGCTTCTGAAACGTATCTGAAAGGCATTCTTGGCTTTGAAGAGCGTCCATTGGTATCGGTTGATTTTGAAGGTGAGCCTTGTTCTTCAGTGATTGATGCACCATCGACTATGGTGGTGAACGGCACGCAAGTGAAACTGCTGGCATGGTACGACAATGAAATCGGTTATGTATTGAGAATGATGGAACTAGCGGTAAAAGTCGGTCAACTTAACCCTTAA